A genomic segment from Drosophila willistoni isolate 14030-0811.24 chromosome 2L unlocalized genomic scaffold, UCI_dwil_1.1 Seg72.1, whole genome shotgun sequence encodes:
- the LOC6637855 gene encoding anillin isoform X3 codes for MDPFTQQMLEKAEQRSRALGISNTSKFPLAECSVDTDASPSNVKPTPAVRSHSPGGGSSSGKVVVLDKATLEASPSKPLRHYAAVNKENMEMGIEINITTDKPIGVQVEIQEQDVTTDEDEDPATVTAPVQSLPVNQPLARLRDTSRNRLQRMGALYSNTDDLSSPIHRTEAQFHAGDDDVDTEQPPSSRQGKQRFGKLAALADTINQWEDDLSHHDRPKSEQERPVTTAPPKPDLPSRRPVVRPPQPPKPEEVDQGLKTKQLKWDPKEEKSEKPEKPEKTTSTKTVSQVAKTFNTTHSKPPAPAPPTTTGVKTGLVSGRAAIFENKASSGGQLTGRSNQKDPCELSLKDRMKLFETASAVAMLPKAPISSAPSISQIRPEEHKAAAVHPVTAAAAVSVPNGGGNKPAKPENKLRDKVAALVANAQSTAESRIKDIDRQRQEDMQIIANRFNKQKDAFTLATAPPPPAPIPAPTVASVRISRPMPPPPPPPIAGLVHNTNKICSITSSKRRSPGDTVIHENEEDQEEAKRARKSQPDRLYPALSDLDSSGDNCCATVTASATDNDNDSNSEELDSCMDDEESQTETEAEDSSAGMCNGSLGREILNAVQRNEVEQQQQSTKKKTVHYADRDYYYHHEEDSSLNSSQVSGGIDDYLDEALDDDDETTDDNADHNASGLSLNSKGTTASNSFSYRKTPAAVAMNVDEEPLHLADTMYQTPSMVVTDNGNHPVPVKSELSVNQDNDNNLVTLVHTVSFYRRQQSANSTNSTPMRKICREEQVARSALAGDCHAKHKLEYDSPLPAGATEVRSEDDEDETDSEVQSNDAAQAQDKIKKLLSEVCKQQQVIGQASQALNLCAATVEFSGSTESVEGERYLLLATHRRQACLDEVQRLRVENSLRPVGAPKEKGLLTVKDITIPLRQEYVRKMATGNINGHHLVCLLKYNEHVLATKTVPTMPGLLSVKFPDVLQLNNVYADFRITLEIYGMLAQRDQLPHELKYHINLNKKSGSGVLKTPKKKSGENRLVMPPVQSPAGPHVVRTPQLVQYGFAIFSLREIQRTSWTLTQVLGVSPLEGVVHMKVNCELSVCVEYKGFLTMFEDISGFGAWHRRWCYLNGSVINYWKYPDDEKKKAPMGSIDLNTCISQKITTAPRDICARLNTMLLECERPAKDTDQESLIIVPNGRMTTVRHLLSADTREEREEWSAYFNKALTLLRAWGTNSTH; via the exons ATGGACCCCTTTACGCAG caGATGTTGGAGAAAGCCGAGCAGCGCAGTCGCGCCCTCGGCATCAGTAATACCAGTAAGTTCCCCTTAGCAGAGTGCAGTGTGGACACAGATGCATCACCATCAAATGTGAAGCCGACGCCTGCCGTCAGAAGCCACTCGCCTGGTGGAGGCAGTTCCTCTGGCAAGGTTGTGGTACTTGATAAAGCGACGCTGGAGGCGTCACCCTCTAAGCCACTGCGGCACTATGCCGCTGTTAACAAGGAGAATATGGAGATGGGCATCGAAATCAATATAACTACGGACAAACCAATTGGC GTGCAAGTTGAAATCCAAGAGCAGGATGTGACCACAGATGAGGATGAAGACCCTGCGACGGTAACAGCGCCAGTGCAGTCTTTGCCCGTTAATCAACCTTTGGCTCGTTTGCGCGACACATCACGGAATCGTCTGCAACGCATGGGAGCTTTGTACTCCAATACAGATGATTTGTCGTCGCCCATTCATCGCACTGAGGCACAATTCCATGCAGGAGACGATGACGTTGATACCGAACAGCCGCCTAGTTCCCGACAAGGTAAACAACGATTTGGCAAATTGGCGGCTCTGGCCGATACCATCAACCAGTGGGAAGATGATCTTAGTCATCATGATAGGCCAAAATCAGAGCAGGAGCGTCCAGTGACAACGGCGCCGCCAAAGCCAGATTTGCCGAGTCGACGTCCTGTAGTGCGACCGCCGCAGCCACCAAAACCAGAAGAAGTGGACCAGGGGCTGAAgacaaaacaattaaaatggGATCCAAAG GAAGAAAAGTCAGAGAAGCCCGAAAAGCCGGAGAAGACGACATCGACGAAGACGGTCAGCCAAGTGGCTAAGACATTTAATACGACCCATTCCAAGCCACCGGCGCCTGCACCACCTACAACTACTGGCGTTAAAACAGGCTTAGTCTCTGGACGGGCGGCCATTTTTGAGAACAAAGCCTCATCTGGTGGTCAGTTGACAGGTCGTTCGAATCAAAAGGATCCCTGTGAGTTGTCGCTAAAAGATCGCATGAAACTCTTTGAAACTGCCAGTGCTGTTGCCATGCTGCCGAAGGCACCGATTTCATCTGCTCCTAGTATTAGTCAAATCCGACCAGAAGAGCACAAAG CTGCTGCAGTGCATCCTGTGACAGCTGCCGCCGCTGTTTCTGTCCCTAATGGAGGCGGCAACAAGCCGGCTAAGCCAGAGAACAAACTTCGTGACAAAGTGGCTGCATTAGTGGCCAATGCACAGTCCACAGCCGAAAGTCGAATCAAAGATATCGATCGCCAACGACAAGAGGACATGCAGATTATAGCGAATCgatttaataaacaaaaagatgCATTTACTTTGGCTACAGCTCCTCCTCCACCGGCTCCCATCCCAGCTCCCACTGTGGCGTCTGTAAGGATCAGCCGTCCCATGCCCCCACCACCTCCACCCCCTATAGCTGGCCTAGTTCATAATACCAATAAAATCTGCAGTATTACTAGTAGTAAACGGCGATCAC CTGGTGATACCGTTATTCACGAAAATGAGGAAGACCAGGAGGAGGCGAAACGGGCACGCAAATCCCAACCAGATCGACTCTATCCGGCTCTCTCAGACTTGGACTCCAGTGGAGACAATTGTTGCGCAACAGTAACCGCTTCAGCCACGGACAATGACAATGACTCCAATAGTGAGGAGCTTGACAG TTGCATGGATGATGAAGAGTCCCAGACTGAGACTGAGGCGGAGGATAGCAGTGCTGGAATGTGCAATGGCAGTTTGGGCCGCGAAATATTAAATGCCGTGCAACGCAACGAggtggagcagcagcagcaatctaCCAAGAAAAAG aCTGTGCACTATGCCGATCGTGACTATTACTATCATCATGAGGAAGACAGTTCGTTGAACTCTTCACAAGTATCGGGAGGCATTGATGACTACCTGGATGAGGCACtagacgatgatgatgagacaACTGATGATAATGCTGATCATAATGCCAGTGGCTTGTCCCTGAAC AGCAAGGGCACAACGGCCTCGAATAGCTTCTCTTATCGCAAAACTCCAGCTGCAGTTGCCATGAATGTCGATGAAGAACCACTCCATTTGGCTGATACCATGTATCAGACACCATCAATGGTAGTTACTGACAATGGAAATCACCCGGTGCCTGTTAAATCTGAATTGAGCGTTAATCAGGATAACGATAATAATCTGGTTACCCTTGTCCATACAGTTAGCTTCTATCGGCGACAACAGAGCGCAAAT AGCACCAATTCCACTCCAATGCGTAAGATTTGTCGCGAAGAGCAAGTAGCTCGTTCGGCTTTGGCTGGAGACTGTCATGCTAAGCATAAACTGGAATATGATTCACCATTGCCAGCTGGTGCCACTGAAGTGCGTAGCGAGGACGACGAAGATGAAACAGATTCTGAAGTGCAGTCAAATGACGCTGCTCAGGCACAGGACAAAATCAAGAAACTTCTGAGCGAGGTGTGCAAGCAACAACAAGTGATTGGTCAGGCCAGTCAGGCTTTGAATCTATGCGCCGCTACAGTCGAATTCTCCGGTTCCACCGAATCTGTAGAGGGCGAACGTTATCTGCTGCTTGCCA CTCATCGTCGTCAGGCTTGTTTAGATGAAGTGCAGCGATTACGTGTAGAGAATAGCCTTAGGCCAGTGGGTGCGCCAAAGGAAAAGGGCTTATTGACAGTCAAAGACATTACCATTCCTCTACGACAGgaatatgtgcgcaaaatggCCACAGGAAATATCAATGGCCATCATTTGGTGTGCCTACTTAAGTATAATGAGCATGTGCTGGCCACCAAGACGGTACCAACAATGCCCGGTTTGTTATCCGTGAAGTTTCCAGATGTCCTTCAACTAAACAATGTCTATGCTGATTTTAGG ATCACCTTAGAGATCTATGGCATGCTGGCACAACGTGATCAACTGCCCCATGAGTTGAAATATCACATTAATCTAAACAAAAAGAGTGGCAGTGGCGTATTAAAGACACCAAAGAAAAAGTCTGGCGAGAATCGTCTTGTGATGCCGCCCGTTCAAAGTCCGGCTGGGCCGCATGTAGTTCGTACTCCGCAGCTTGTACAATATGGATTCGCTATCTTCTCATTGCGTGAAATTCAACGAACCAGCTGGACACTGACCCAAGTGCTGGGTGTCAGTCCCCTGGAAGGTGTGGTACATATGAAAGTCAACTGCGAGTTGTCGGTATGTGTAGAATACAAGGGTTTCCTCACCATGTTTGAGGATATTTCTGGTTTCGGGGCGTGGCATCGTCGCTGGTGTTATTTGAACGGATCCGTTATTAACTATTGGAAATATCCTGATGATGAGAAGAAGAAGGCACCCATGGGCAGTATCGATTTGAATACGTGCATTTCGCAAAAGATCACCACAGCGCCACGAGATATTTGTGCACGTCTCAATACCATGCTGTTGGAGTGTGAACGTCCGGCCAAGGATACGGATCAGGAATCATTAATTATTGTGCCCAATGGTCGAATGACCACAGTGCGTCATCTATTATCTGCTGACACAAGAGAAGAGCGCGAAGAGTGGTCTGCTTATTTCAATAAGGCGCTGACATTATTGCGCGCCTGGGGAACTAATTCCACACACTGA
- the LOC6637855 gene encoding anillin isoform X1, with protein sequence MDPFTQQMLEKAEQRSRALGISNTSKFPLAECSVDTDASPSNVKPTPAVRSHSPGGGSSSGKVVVLDKATLEASPSKPLRHYAAVNKENMEMGIEINITTDKPIGVQVEIQEQDVTTDEDEDPATVTAPVQSLPVNQPLARLRDTSRNRLQRMGALYSNTDDLSSPIHRTEAQFHAGDDDVDTEQPPSSRQGKQRFGKLAALADTINQWEDDLSHHDRPKSEQERPVTTAPPKPDLPSRRPVVRPPQPPKPEEVDQGLKTKQLKWDPKVLSSLEAQGFQRRESSTIKHTYDYAKQEEKSEKPEKPEKTTSTKTVSQVAKTFNTTHSKPPAPAPPTTTGVKTGLVSGRAAIFENKASSGGQLTGRSNQKDPCELSLKDRMKLFETASAVAMLPKAPISSAPSISQIRPEEHKAAAVHPVTAAAAVSVPNGGGNKPAKPENKLRDKVAALVANAQSTAESRIKDIDRQRQEDMQIIANRFNKQKDAFTLATAPPPPAPIPAPTVASVRISRPMPPPPPPPIAGLVHNTNKICSITSSKRRSPGDTVIHENEEDQEEAKRARKSQPDRLYPALSDLDSSGDNCCATVTASATDNDNDSNSEELDSCMDDEESQTETEAEDSSAGMCNGSLGREILNAVQRNEVEQQQQSTKKKTVHYADRDYYYHHEEDSSLNSSQVSGGIDDYLDEALDDDDETTDDNADHNASGLSLNSKGTTASNSFSYRKTPAAVAMNVDEEPLHLADTMYQTPSMVVTDNGNHPVPVKSELSVNQDNDNNLVTLVHTVSFYRRQQSANSTNSTPMRKICREEQVARSALAGDCHAKHKLEYDSPLPAGATEVRSEDDEDETDSEVQSNDAAQAQDKIKKLLSEVCKQQQVIGQASQALNLCAATVEFSGSTESVEGERYLLLATHRRQACLDEVQRLRVENSLRPVGAPKEKGLLTVKDITIPLRQEYVRKMATGNINGHHLVCLLKYNEHVLATKTVPTMPGLLSVKFPDVLQLNNVYADFRITLEIYGMLAQRDQLPHELKYHINLNKKSGSGVLKTPKKKSGENRLVMPPVQSPAGPHVVRTPQLVQYGFAIFSLREIQRTSWTLTQVLGVSPLEGVVHMKVNCELSVCVEYKGFLTMFEDISGFGAWHRRWCYLNGSVINYWKYPDDEKKKAPMGSIDLNTCISQKITTAPRDICARLNTMLLECERPAKDTDQESLIIVPNGRMTTVRHLLSADTREEREEWSAYFNKALTLLRAWGTNSTH encoded by the exons ATGGACCCCTTTACGCAG caGATGTTGGAGAAAGCCGAGCAGCGCAGTCGCGCCCTCGGCATCAGTAATACCAGTAAGTTCCCCTTAGCAGAGTGCAGTGTGGACACAGATGCATCACCATCAAATGTGAAGCCGACGCCTGCCGTCAGAAGCCACTCGCCTGGTGGAGGCAGTTCCTCTGGCAAGGTTGTGGTACTTGATAAAGCGACGCTGGAGGCGTCACCCTCTAAGCCACTGCGGCACTATGCCGCTGTTAACAAGGAGAATATGGAGATGGGCATCGAAATCAATATAACTACGGACAAACCAATTGGC GTGCAAGTTGAAATCCAAGAGCAGGATGTGACCACAGATGAGGATGAAGACCCTGCGACGGTAACAGCGCCAGTGCAGTCTTTGCCCGTTAATCAACCTTTGGCTCGTTTGCGCGACACATCACGGAATCGTCTGCAACGCATGGGAGCTTTGTACTCCAATACAGATGATTTGTCGTCGCCCATTCATCGCACTGAGGCACAATTCCATGCAGGAGACGATGACGTTGATACCGAACAGCCGCCTAGTTCCCGACAAGGTAAACAACGATTTGGCAAATTGGCGGCTCTGGCCGATACCATCAACCAGTGGGAAGATGATCTTAGTCATCATGATAGGCCAAAATCAGAGCAGGAGCGTCCAGTGACAACGGCGCCGCCAAAGCCAGATTTGCCGAGTCGACGTCCTGTAGTGCGACCGCCGCAGCCACCAAAACCAGAAGAAGTGGACCAGGGGCTGAAgacaaaacaattaaaatggGATCCAAAGGTATTGAGCTCACTGGAGGCCCAGGGTTTTCAGCGTCGTGAGTCGTCAACAATTAAACATACCTATGATTATGCTAAACAGGAAGAAAAGTCAGAGAAGCCCGAAAAGCCGGAGAAGACGACATCGACGAAGACGGTCAGCCAAGTGGCTAAGACATTTAATACGACCCATTCCAAGCCACCGGCGCCTGCACCACCTACAACTACTGGCGTTAAAACAGGCTTAGTCTCTGGACGGGCGGCCATTTTTGAGAACAAAGCCTCATCTGGTGGTCAGTTGACAGGTCGTTCGAATCAAAAGGATCCCTGTGAGTTGTCGCTAAAAGATCGCATGAAACTCTTTGAAACTGCCAGTGCTGTTGCCATGCTGCCGAAGGCACCGATTTCATCTGCTCCTAGTATTAGTCAAATCCGACCAGAAGAGCACAAAG CTGCTGCAGTGCATCCTGTGACAGCTGCCGCCGCTGTTTCTGTCCCTAATGGAGGCGGCAACAAGCCGGCTAAGCCAGAGAACAAACTTCGTGACAAAGTGGCTGCATTAGTGGCCAATGCACAGTCCACAGCCGAAAGTCGAATCAAAGATATCGATCGCCAACGACAAGAGGACATGCAGATTATAGCGAATCgatttaataaacaaaaagatgCATTTACTTTGGCTACAGCTCCTCCTCCACCGGCTCCCATCCCAGCTCCCACTGTGGCGTCTGTAAGGATCAGCCGTCCCATGCCCCCACCACCTCCACCCCCTATAGCTGGCCTAGTTCATAATACCAATAAAATCTGCAGTATTACTAGTAGTAAACGGCGATCAC CTGGTGATACCGTTATTCACGAAAATGAGGAAGACCAGGAGGAGGCGAAACGGGCACGCAAATCCCAACCAGATCGACTCTATCCGGCTCTCTCAGACTTGGACTCCAGTGGAGACAATTGTTGCGCAACAGTAACCGCTTCAGCCACGGACAATGACAATGACTCCAATAGTGAGGAGCTTGACAG TTGCATGGATGATGAAGAGTCCCAGACTGAGACTGAGGCGGAGGATAGCAGTGCTGGAATGTGCAATGGCAGTTTGGGCCGCGAAATATTAAATGCCGTGCAACGCAACGAggtggagcagcagcagcaatctaCCAAGAAAAAG aCTGTGCACTATGCCGATCGTGACTATTACTATCATCATGAGGAAGACAGTTCGTTGAACTCTTCACAAGTATCGGGAGGCATTGATGACTACCTGGATGAGGCACtagacgatgatgatgagacaACTGATGATAATGCTGATCATAATGCCAGTGGCTTGTCCCTGAAC AGCAAGGGCACAACGGCCTCGAATAGCTTCTCTTATCGCAAAACTCCAGCTGCAGTTGCCATGAATGTCGATGAAGAACCACTCCATTTGGCTGATACCATGTATCAGACACCATCAATGGTAGTTACTGACAATGGAAATCACCCGGTGCCTGTTAAATCTGAATTGAGCGTTAATCAGGATAACGATAATAATCTGGTTACCCTTGTCCATACAGTTAGCTTCTATCGGCGACAACAGAGCGCAAAT AGCACCAATTCCACTCCAATGCGTAAGATTTGTCGCGAAGAGCAAGTAGCTCGTTCGGCTTTGGCTGGAGACTGTCATGCTAAGCATAAACTGGAATATGATTCACCATTGCCAGCTGGTGCCACTGAAGTGCGTAGCGAGGACGACGAAGATGAAACAGATTCTGAAGTGCAGTCAAATGACGCTGCTCAGGCACAGGACAAAATCAAGAAACTTCTGAGCGAGGTGTGCAAGCAACAACAAGTGATTGGTCAGGCCAGTCAGGCTTTGAATCTATGCGCCGCTACAGTCGAATTCTCCGGTTCCACCGAATCTGTAGAGGGCGAACGTTATCTGCTGCTTGCCA CTCATCGTCGTCAGGCTTGTTTAGATGAAGTGCAGCGATTACGTGTAGAGAATAGCCTTAGGCCAGTGGGTGCGCCAAAGGAAAAGGGCTTATTGACAGTCAAAGACATTACCATTCCTCTACGACAGgaatatgtgcgcaaaatggCCACAGGAAATATCAATGGCCATCATTTGGTGTGCCTACTTAAGTATAATGAGCATGTGCTGGCCACCAAGACGGTACCAACAATGCCCGGTTTGTTATCCGTGAAGTTTCCAGATGTCCTTCAACTAAACAATGTCTATGCTGATTTTAGG ATCACCTTAGAGATCTATGGCATGCTGGCACAACGTGATCAACTGCCCCATGAGTTGAAATATCACATTAATCTAAACAAAAAGAGTGGCAGTGGCGTATTAAAGACACCAAAGAAAAAGTCTGGCGAGAATCGTCTTGTGATGCCGCCCGTTCAAAGTCCGGCTGGGCCGCATGTAGTTCGTACTCCGCAGCTTGTACAATATGGATTCGCTATCTTCTCATTGCGTGAAATTCAACGAACCAGCTGGACACTGACCCAAGTGCTGGGTGTCAGTCCCCTGGAAGGTGTGGTACATATGAAAGTCAACTGCGAGTTGTCGGTATGTGTAGAATACAAGGGTTTCCTCACCATGTTTGAGGATATTTCTGGTTTCGGGGCGTGGCATCGTCGCTGGTGTTATTTGAACGGATCCGTTATTAACTATTGGAAATATCCTGATGATGAGAAGAAGAAGGCACCCATGGGCAGTATCGATTTGAATACGTGCATTTCGCAAAAGATCACCACAGCGCCACGAGATATTTGTGCACGTCTCAATACCATGCTGTTGGAGTGTGAACGTCCGGCCAAGGATACGGATCAGGAATCATTAATTATTGTGCCCAATGGTCGAATGACCACAGTGCGTCATCTATTATCTGCTGACACAAGAGAAGAGCGCGAAGAGTGGTCTGCTTATTTCAATAAGGCGCTGACATTATTGCGCGCCTGGGGAACTAATTCCACACACTGA
- the LOC6637855 gene encoding anillin isoform X2: MDPFTQMLEKAEQRSRALGISNTSKFPLAECSVDTDASPSNVKPTPAVRSHSPGGGSSSGKVVVLDKATLEASPSKPLRHYAAVNKENMEMGIEINITTDKPIGVQVEIQEQDVTTDEDEDPATVTAPVQSLPVNQPLARLRDTSRNRLQRMGALYSNTDDLSSPIHRTEAQFHAGDDDVDTEQPPSSRQGKQRFGKLAALADTINQWEDDLSHHDRPKSEQERPVTTAPPKPDLPSRRPVVRPPQPPKPEEVDQGLKTKQLKWDPKVLSSLEAQGFQRRESSTIKHTYDYAKQEEKSEKPEKPEKTTSTKTVSQVAKTFNTTHSKPPAPAPPTTTGVKTGLVSGRAAIFENKASSGGQLTGRSNQKDPCELSLKDRMKLFETASAVAMLPKAPISSAPSISQIRPEEHKAAAVHPVTAAAAVSVPNGGGNKPAKPENKLRDKVAALVANAQSTAESRIKDIDRQRQEDMQIIANRFNKQKDAFTLATAPPPPAPIPAPTVASVRISRPMPPPPPPPIAGLVHNTNKICSITSSKRRSPGDTVIHENEEDQEEAKRARKSQPDRLYPALSDLDSSGDNCCATVTASATDNDNDSNSEELDSCMDDEESQTETEAEDSSAGMCNGSLGREILNAVQRNEVEQQQQSTKKKTVHYADRDYYYHHEEDSSLNSSQVSGGIDDYLDEALDDDDETTDDNADHNASGLSLNSKGTTASNSFSYRKTPAAVAMNVDEEPLHLADTMYQTPSMVVTDNGNHPVPVKSELSVNQDNDNNLVTLVHTVSFYRRQQSANSTNSTPMRKICREEQVARSALAGDCHAKHKLEYDSPLPAGATEVRSEDDEDETDSEVQSNDAAQAQDKIKKLLSEVCKQQQVIGQASQALNLCAATVEFSGSTESVEGERYLLLATHRRQACLDEVQRLRVENSLRPVGAPKEKGLLTVKDITIPLRQEYVRKMATGNINGHHLVCLLKYNEHVLATKTVPTMPGLLSVKFPDVLQLNNVYADFRITLEIYGMLAQRDQLPHELKYHINLNKKSGSGVLKTPKKKSGENRLVMPPVQSPAGPHVVRTPQLVQYGFAIFSLREIQRTSWTLTQVLGVSPLEGVVHMKVNCELSVCVEYKGFLTMFEDISGFGAWHRRWCYLNGSVINYWKYPDDEKKKAPMGSIDLNTCISQKITTAPRDICARLNTMLLECERPAKDTDQESLIIVPNGRMTTVRHLLSADTREEREEWSAYFNKALTLLRAWGTNSTH, encoded by the exons ATGGACCCCTTTACGCAG ATGTTGGAGAAAGCCGAGCAGCGCAGTCGCGCCCTCGGCATCAGTAATACCAGTAAGTTCCCCTTAGCAGAGTGCAGTGTGGACACAGATGCATCACCATCAAATGTGAAGCCGACGCCTGCCGTCAGAAGCCACTCGCCTGGTGGAGGCAGTTCCTCTGGCAAGGTTGTGGTACTTGATAAAGCGACGCTGGAGGCGTCACCCTCTAAGCCACTGCGGCACTATGCCGCTGTTAACAAGGAGAATATGGAGATGGGCATCGAAATCAATATAACTACGGACAAACCAATTGGC GTGCAAGTTGAAATCCAAGAGCAGGATGTGACCACAGATGAGGATGAAGACCCTGCGACGGTAACAGCGCCAGTGCAGTCTTTGCCCGTTAATCAACCTTTGGCTCGTTTGCGCGACACATCACGGAATCGTCTGCAACGCATGGGAGCTTTGTACTCCAATACAGATGATTTGTCGTCGCCCATTCATCGCACTGAGGCACAATTCCATGCAGGAGACGATGACGTTGATACCGAACAGCCGCCTAGTTCCCGACAAGGTAAACAACGATTTGGCAAATTGGCGGCTCTGGCCGATACCATCAACCAGTGGGAAGATGATCTTAGTCATCATGATAGGCCAAAATCAGAGCAGGAGCGTCCAGTGACAACGGCGCCGCCAAAGCCAGATTTGCCGAGTCGACGTCCTGTAGTGCGACCGCCGCAGCCACCAAAACCAGAAGAAGTGGACCAGGGGCTGAAgacaaaacaattaaaatggGATCCAAAGGTATTGAGCTCACTGGAGGCCCAGGGTTTTCAGCGTCGTGAGTCGTCAACAATTAAACATACCTATGATTATGCTAAACAGGAAGAAAAGTCAGAGAAGCCCGAAAAGCCGGAGAAGACGACATCGACGAAGACGGTCAGCCAAGTGGCTAAGACATTTAATACGACCCATTCCAAGCCACCGGCGCCTGCACCACCTACAACTACTGGCGTTAAAACAGGCTTAGTCTCTGGACGGGCGGCCATTTTTGAGAACAAAGCCTCATCTGGTGGTCAGTTGACAGGTCGTTCGAATCAAAAGGATCCCTGTGAGTTGTCGCTAAAAGATCGCATGAAACTCTTTGAAACTGCCAGTGCTGTTGCCATGCTGCCGAAGGCACCGATTTCATCTGCTCCTAGTATTAGTCAAATCCGACCAGAAGAGCACAAAG CTGCTGCAGTGCATCCTGTGACAGCTGCCGCCGCTGTTTCTGTCCCTAATGGAGGCGGCAACAAGCCGGCTAAGCCAGAGAACAAACTTCGTGACAAAGTGGCTGCATTAGTGGCCAATGCACAGTCCACAGCCGAAAGTCGAATCAAAGATATCGATCGCCAACGACAAGAGGACATGCAGATTATAGCGAATCgatttaataaacaaaaagatgCATTTACTTTGGCTACAGCTCCTCCTCCACCGGCTCCCATCCCAGCTCCCACTGTGGCGTCTGTAAGGATCAGCCGTCCCATGCCCCCACCACCTCCACCCCCTATAGCTGGCCTAGTTCATAATACCAATAAAATCTGCAGTATTACTAGTAGTAAACGGCGATCAC CTGGTGATACCGTTATTCACGAAAATGAGGAAGACCAGGAGGAGGCGAAACGGGCACGCAAATCCCAACCAGATCGACTCTATCCGGCTCTCTCAGACTTGGACTCCAGTGGAGACAATTGTTGCGCAACAGTAACCGCTTCAGCCACGGACAATGACAATGACTCCAATAGTGAGGAGCTTGACAG TTGCATGGATGATGAAGAGTCCCAGACTGAGACTGAGGCGGAGGATAGCAGTGCTGGAATGTGCAATGGCAGTTTGGGCCGCGAAATATTAAATGCCGTGCAACGCAACGAggtggagcagcagcagcaatctaCCAAGAAAAAG aCTGTGCACTATGCCGATCGTGACTATTACTATCATCATGAGGAAGACAGTTCGTTGAACTCTTCACAAGTATCGGGAGGCATTGATGACTACCTGGATGAGGCACtagacgatgatgatgagacaACTGATGATAATGCTGATCATAATGCCAGTGGCTTGTCCCTGAAC AGCAAGGGCACAACGGCCTCGAATAGCTTCTCTTATCGCAAAACTCCAGCTGCAGTTGCCATGAATGTCGATGAAGAACCACTCCATTTGGCTGATACCATGTATCAGACACCATCAATGGTAGTTACTGACAATGGAAATCACCCGGTGCCTGTTAAATCTGAATTGAGCGTTAATCAGGATAACGATAATAATCTGGTTACCCTTGTCCATACAGTTAGCTTCTATCGGCGACAACAGAGCGCAAAT AGCACCAATTCCACTCCAATGCGTAAGATTTGTCGCGAAGAGCAAGTAGCTCGTTCGGCTTTGGCTGGAGACTGTCATGCTAAGCATAAACTGGAATATGATTCACCATTGCCAGCTGGTGCCACTGAAGTGCGTAGCGAGGACGACGAAGATGAAACAGATTCTGAAGTGCAGTCAAATGACGCTGCTCAGGCACAGGACAAAATCAAGAAACTTCTGAGCGAGGTGTGCAAGCAACAACAAGTGATTGGTCAGGCCAGTCAGGCTTTGAATCTATGCGCCGCTACAGTCGAATTCTCCGGTTCCACCGAATCTGTAGAGGGCGAACGTTATCTGCTGCTTGCCA CTCATCGTCGTCAGGCTTGTTTAGATGAAGTGCAGCGATTACGTGTAGAGAATAGCCTTAGGCCAGTGGGTGCGCCAAAGGAAAAGGGCTTATTGACAGTCAAAGACATTACCATTCCTCTACGACAGgaatatgtgcgcaaaatggCCACAGGAAATATCAATGGCCATCATTTGGTGTGCCTACTTAAGTATAATGAGCATGTGCTGGCCACCAAGACGGTACCAACAATGCCCGGTTTGTTATCCGTGAAGTTTCCAGATGTCCTTCAACTAAACAATGTCTATGCTGATTTTAGG ATCACCTTAGAGATCTATGGCATGCTGGCACAACGTGATCAACTGCCCCATGAGTTGAAATATCACATTAATCTAAACAAAAAGAGTGGCAGTGGCGTATTAAAGACACCAAAGAAAAAGTCTGGCGAGAATCGTCTTGTGATGCCGCCCGTTCAAAGTCCGGCTGGGCCGCATGTAGTTCGTACTCCGCAGCTTGTACAATATGGATTCGCTATCTTCTCATTGCGTGAAATTCAACGAACCAGCTGGACACTGACCCAAGTGCTGGGTGTCAGTCCCCTGGAAGGTGTGGTACATATGAAAGTCAACTGCGAGTTGTCGGTATGTGTAGAATACAAGGGTTTCCTCACCATGTTTGAGGATATTTCTGGTTTCGGGGCGTGGCATCGTCGCTGGTGTTATTTGAACGGATCCGTTATTAACTATTGGAAATATCCTGATGATGAGAAGAAGAAGGCACCCATGGGCAGTATCGATTTGAATACGTGCATTTCGCAAAAGATCACCACAGCGCCACGAGATATTTGTGCACGTCTCAATACCATGCTGTTGGAGTGTGAACGTCCGGCCAAGGATACGGATCAGGAATCATTAATTATTGTGCCCAATGGTCGAATGACCACAGTGCGTCATCTATTATCTGCTGACACAAGAGAAGAGCGCGAAGAGTGGTCTGCTTATTTCAATAAGGCGCTGACATTATTGCGCGCCTGGGGAACTAATTCCACACACTGA